A stretch of Besnoitia besnoiti strain Bb-Ger1 chromosome V, whole genome shotgun sequence DNA encodes these proteins:
- a CDS encoding hypothetical protein (encoded by transcript BESB_060130), with protein MPGISVGAQISLGRDRRKENREGEEAAEGPCVSSSRELIDGGQTSILHDFVFSASSPRQPQAGNRENDAPERAGAERVPPSPFSSPVLPDTCHPAGSHAPSLQYALSASHRRADSPEGEAGAAGSCRKVRGGQIGAIREIRGAPLSAAAWSEAGGRDTVWNRSPNIVQDAQVTAGKRPLRSTVSGSPTSNPDDATLSDRFRSEERTISDDVKKDEWKTHDGTRATTHQAGSSPSSPGSSFASCSVWSDFSEETGVGDALQAQGEGKERKEQPARDTGESASVDSPGRSAASSGRSESESALRRYDGQRRGDVHAAADLPPQVASLQPITAVAPLEPPPVPGLSGASRASVSVQPLETHDSESWPVPPQSQTTAFETFVHSDTTLTQCSFVSSAQAVSAVTVWPPSPSNEGGGQTCAETDAGEREVGASRLTALTSRVSRDRLASVSSEASSCRPASFSPSSESPVCSSPTASSQGRGAEGIGGVAAKSARAEAEKRRLQRQKETRAMLLNSLRFTMSLRGDNGYEWGGSCPSRDTLHPASGARASSRLAQDDRGLPPAPGAAATAAGESPTLSSRTCGPGRASGRDDGGRAGGAAGSREGAGAAASTGGGPQQRGMPVPRSPVVASRRLPSVRVVLETILKAKQASHLGPGNSGAPSARGGGSNAWGDGGPLWGLPPNHGFASSGASTAGEGMGRAPESGQGRSEVAGASGGAWPGAGLGPDPRHPFTASENESWWEGQADLSRWFHGFGDEGVGSVSTPSFRKKAAAAPSWQAGLCYSTRQYESLDVRNLSFYGKMTALFEAHWATIHPLECLVRTAPDEEFPLVSRRAAKRRGGSEAAGDLTPFHPSDEGWIGTGAGEEEGNRQKETRVHPAQAGRGEKSKNDGKNEHELVPFVSLSYLIPCFMLRAFRRLTINKTLLKEMMAEFQLSARRTGDLRRASLGDVAAPLTEKGTSFQSLPSRRGATGVSYPGDTRVAETAARGSSYCKHDPVSQGATNATGRAAAAAQEPKVTKFGESSSSAAPASEVERSVGRPAVGPPAPFASPFLPQAPRADESRHGGSGPLCPPPPSLVVPSLPGSPSNRLPNPLNLRLRGGRLFAASLESQQHSASHLHSLHSPGGVPHSPSSPQLNPPVPAPQLSSASSPSRALPVPSAPYQVLHLYLCCGGKDMLALDWLPFISRFLHYSLSVKVKNLHSRAADAAAAAAAVAAAFSAQAATVDRDTALAGAAAAAAAAATAAEEELNRSSSGTDGEEERAADRPGHAGGEGGARLEGWGDSEAPAAQGEGGAGGASSGGLQGGGAAESAAKQPSQAGRLGPERAPKEMMSTETRRDEKTGSARFPEKRRRHSVFAPAAAAAAAAERKWRRSIVAEVNEFEERSGENAVEIVRRTSRDGAHRQRRLSGGRATSMSLLEKGDFMRRGGGEQDGGRYVTAWTGFRRASQCTPEEFAGLAAAAMRSLQKKEEETQIQNRILEGQLYYVSSSSSARHPVPACKEKDEHAVRLPQAPALARPVSAASSVAPQHAPRFAGKEAEEPRNSRNSSDSSLGDFPEFSVEPSAQASDDESGERRTPTPKTQRADAEQAQPSSRGPVIPAAAANRIDVSSFASSPTSTPPLSSSGDCHPPPSPPSAPRSSSPPSPYVTSGSFVPPARSGSTSLPWWTVKEVEVPILVYMNAAFVLIDYPGYGGSTGSPTPAGCVAAALRSLNVAIHHLKKQRGEDVRIQISVLGYSLGCAVALRAAQVVCRQLLQRKEAQSKKQRREKRVERRRSKRDSDTKPTGDPTHEGRGDEVPRAGAERGGAAAQPQGNQAEHTGETRKENADRRKRLDGVAEEGANQVLICSPFFAPHRSAERERAGYCITQQRAPVDVEVSEGEYASQQTADRTSSSSRVCPRTQDPAQESVPRVPSFASEPASSPASCRLSSSTSSASPVPTCLSDASAEEAAGSVGKSPPGWDQSSKSYVENAECGTTKENSQPRPPVPPSSALFAASSSRGLRNALNLHRSRATSTEEKGDAADRSAGEATDKRRETGKTRGSFSHLQQLLLRRRSRKEKGNDTEKRRDTRAEEKDEGELAESSHREEAMVCRGGGLDGSLPSSVPSVPPDSPSSVASPLSPSPSSPRSFRVVCSEQAVGGPRTAAEDFGGPEKASERALRRNLLDVGMEVGARGDSHRAEGLHLASPFSDSDQDGTRSPSEGPRPTSGFRSAASSVTSRRRSFGGGSRDESVGAPEGRQEAAKGEEARRETVQRRTQPHDDAVGSQASHEQTSPGHQGLCSTGLDEGTAGKLQTRTAGPEDLPLWGIEAAQSRRDAWGSAAERFGSPLQQKLGSFPASPFSETITLHTLFPSASSPPPGSSGRRQHLTRTLSMPSVAGHLKPIASFKELLGPANDSRRVRRQVVTASAPSASAECSLAPLSSSRSISVAVSPACDPFSSSVRCPASPPHVAASPSPSSAARPASGHSLPSQEAPELFHAVLEHAVESHTRAVDSDSESPSRRYGHRPGPREGHATTALRGVSGVLTESPAEPPPVSSRMHVKEAERESGKREVREQMPFVSEPKSFLSSRSRLEACASSARSSGKTGPSSRGSSPCKWSGLSSSLASASSPFGQGSPFPSSSSLQYGDDEDTAPSSTSCSLATSAFDSCSSASSEEEDEADSDDDEFSSELDEAYCLPTEFAEFRRLVLVAPFTSTADCAAHYLNLPWGVRGMVEAFISYIQDECTRWDNVACMRSLCRVFDANPKLFAGVGLYIFHGREDRIVPLGMGRALADTALNCSSCVHSHTAVRFGSGSSVGVFHEAERCAEEDAATVKRATRGDKSRQTVRGGARVDDFSGGRSDDTATRCGNRARYRRDSSSSHWSRSSADDAHMSVITRGQRSPRISLAASEMSGGDPANSRRGEIGVIRSEKDLLEILSLSEKQRRLRAERDRSQQGQVTGVAAGAAGETETAKELANDVAGPGGTPQSRSAGFLSNVESRTFASPRHCDQGEGFGSNESGRGHPEDLHAGYEEEKPIPILRLSSFLASDQISADEASQKAALPLGGDAEWEGEAQEQRVDNDAQSPAPPSPCLVCPPLVSDSSPSGGARTRGGEGDGGGAQAAGEGEANGQEEGRGKEDEADERVPQELSPSHKKQEPPPGVAGLAPRICGTRCNRMYDGELSSSNDQYARESSFQASSAACRRHPEAALSDIGGEKREMTDDSDAGSGRRKGKKAEEVFEEGNLSRERVSSPRSRYRETLGMRSCGGGRGQRHSGQKLCSFCAFGPHAELIEVGNADHRTICSSPAHQKKIFAALYDDDVVHVIC; from the exons ATGCCGGGGATCTCAGTCGGGGCGCAGATTTCGCTCGGCCGTGACAGGCGGAAGGAGAACAGGGAGGGggaagaagctgcggaggGACCTTGTGTTTCTTCATCGCGAGAACTGATCGACGGGGGACAGACAAGCATTCTCCACGACTTTGTTTTTTCagcctcttctcctcgtcagCCACAGGCGGGAAACAGAGAGAACGACGCCCCAGAACGTGCGGGAGCAGAACGCGTGCCGCCGTCccctttctcctctcctgtctTGCCGGATACCTGCCATCCGGCTGGAAGCCATGCTCCTTCTCTGCAGTACGCGCTGAGCGCTAGCCACAGACGGGCGGATTCTCCTGAGGGCGaagcgggggcggcggggagctGCCGGAAAGTCAGAGGGGGACAGATTGGTGCAATTCGAGAAATTCGCGGAGCACCGCTTAGCGCGGCAGCTTGGTCTGAAGCTGGGGGTCGCGACACTGTTTGGAATCGCTCGCCGAATATCGTGCAAGACGCGCAAGTCACGGCAGGCAagcggcctctccgctccACTGTGAGTGGTTCTCCCACCAGCAATCCTGACGATGCGACTCTCAGTGATCGATTTAGGAGCGAGGAGCGAACGATTTCTGATGATGTGAAGAAAGATGAATGGAAGACACATGACGGGAcacgggcgacgacgcatcAGGCGGGGAGCTCGCCATCGTCTCCCGGTAGCTCTTTTGCATCGTGCAGCGTATGGAGTGACTTCTCTGAAGAGACGGGCGTGGGAGATGCGCTGCAGGCACAAGGGgaggggaaggagaggaaggaacaGCCTGCGCGGGACACTGGGGAATCTGCCTCCGTGGATTCACccggccgcagcgcggcttCCAGCGGGCGCAGCGAATCAGAGAGTGCGCTCCGGAGATATGAcgggcagcgacgaggcgatgtgcatgcagccgcagacCTACCACCACAAGTCGCCTCTTTGCAGCCCATCACGGCGGTGGCGCCGCTCGAGCCTCCGCCTGTGCCGGGCCTCTcgggggcgtcgcgggcctcAGTCTCGGTGCAGCCTCTGGAAACGCACGACTCGGAGTCGTGGCCAGTTCCGCCTCAGTCGCAGACCACGGCGTTTGAAACCTTCGTGCATTCAGACACCACCTTAACGCAGtgctccttcgtctcttctgcgcaggcggtgTCAGCCGTCACAGTgtggccgccgtcgccctcaaATGAAGGAGGGGGACAGACGTGCGCGGAGACAGAtgccggcgagagagaagtgGGTGCGAGTCGTCTTACTGCGCTGACGTCTCGGGTCTCGCGCGACAGATTAGCGTCTGTGTCTTCGGAGGCGTCTTCATGTCGCCCGGCGTCCTTCTCTCCGTCGTCAGAATCCCCCGTGTGTTCCTCTCCTACGGCTTCCTCGCAAGGCCGCGGGGCCGAAGGAATCGGtggcgtcgcggcgaagagcgcgcgcgccgaagcagagaagaggcggcttcagaggcagaaggagacgcgcgcaatGCTTCTCAATAGTCTGAGATTCACGATGTCACTCCGAGGAGACAACGGCTATGAGTGGGGGGGATCCTGCCCCTCTCGCGACACGCTCCACCCCGCCTCAGGCGCTCGTGCCAGCTCTCGCCTGGCACAGGACGACCGCGGtctgcctccagcgcctggtGCCGCTGCcaccgcggcaggcgagagtCCGACCCTGTCGTCTCGCACCTGCGGGCCGGGGCGTGCTTCTGGCCGTGAcgacggaggccgcgcaggaggcgctgcgggctcgagggagggagcgggggcggcggcctccacggGCGGTGgtccgcagcagcggggcATGCCCGTTCCAAGGAGCCCTGTTGTCGCATCCCGGCGACTGCCGTCTGTGCGCGTCGTTCTCGAGACCATCTTAAAGGCGAAGCAGGCCTCGCACTTGGGACCTGGCAACTCGGGCGCTCCCTCAGCCAGGGGAGGAGGATCTAATGCGTGGGGAGACGGCGGGCCGTTGTGGGGTCTGCCTCCGAACCACGGATTCGCGTCCTCGGGCGCGTCGACTGCGGGCGAAGGCATGGGACGAGCGCCGGAGAGCGGGCAGGGGCGTTCAGAGGTGGCtggggcgagcggcggtgCTTGGCCCGGCGCTGGTCTGGGGCCGGATCCGCGGCATCCGTTTACAGCCTCCGAGAATGAGTCCTGGTGGGAAGGCCAAGCGGATCTTTCGCGTTGGTTTCATGGCTTCGGGGACGAAGGAGTTGGGAGCGTGTCCACCCCGTCGTTCAggaagaaggccgccgcggcgccctcgtggCAGGCAGGACTCTGTTACAGTACGAGACAGTACGAGTCTCTCGACGTGCGGAATCTGTCCTTCTACGGCAAAATGACGGCGCTCTTCGAGGCTCATTGGGCTACGATTCACCCACTCGAGTGCCTCGTACGAACGGCGCCTGATGAGGAGTTCCCTCTAGTctcgcgcagggcggccAAGAGACGCGGTGGGAGCGAAGCCGCTGGAGACCTCACGCCATTCCACCCTTCGGATGAGGGATGGATCGGAACGGGGGCgggggaagaggagggaaacCGACAAAAAGAAACACGAGTCCAtccggcgcaggccggcAGGGGTGAGAAGTCAAAGAATGATGGTAAGAACGAGCATGAACTGGTTCCATTTGTCTCCTTGTCCTACCTCATTCCCTGCTTTATGCTACGCGCCTTTCGGCGGCTTACCATCAACAAGACGCTGTTGAAGGAGATGATGGCAGAGTTCCAGCTCAGCGCGCGCCGAACGGGGGACCTCAGACGTGCGTCTCTCGGCGACGTGGCCGCGCCGCTGACTGAAAAAGGCACTTCCTTTCAAAGTCTTCCCTCGCGTAGAGGTGCAACAGGTGTGTCATATCCAGGCGACACCCGGGTAGCGGAGactgccgcgcgagggagcaGCTACTGCAAACACGATCCGGTAAGTCAGGGTGCAACGAATGCGACAGGtcgagccgcagccgcagcccaAGAGCCGAAGGTGACAAAGTTTGGAGAGAgttcctcgtcggcggcacCGGCTTCTGAGGTGGAGAGAAGCGTTGGCCGCCCCGCAGTCGGCCCTCCAGCACCTTTTGCCTCGCCTTTTCTtccccaggcgccgcgggcggatGAGAGTCGTCACGGCGGCAGTGGACCGCTTTGCCCACCGCCACCGTCGCTTGTCGTCCCCTCTCTCCCAGGATCGCCCTCCAACCGTCTTCCAAACCCGCTCAACCTTCGTTTACGCGGTGGCCGTCTCTTTGCTGCTTCGCTTGAGTCCCAGCAGCATTCTGCTTCTCACCTGCATTCGCTTCACTCGCCTGGTGGAGTGCCTCactctccgtcgtctcctcAGCTCAATCCACCTGTGCCGGCGCCTCAATtatcttccgcctcctctccgtctcgtGCTTTGCCCGTTCCGTCCGCTCCCTACCAAGTCCTGCATCTCTATCTGTGCTGCGGAGGAAAAGACATGCTGGCGTTGGACTGGCTGCCCTTCATCAGCCGGTTCCTGCACTACTCCCTGTCAGTCAAGGTGAAGAATCTCCACTCAcgggctgcagacgctgcagccgcagcggccgccgtcgccgccgcctttaGTGCGCAAGCTGCCACAGTCGACCGCGACACCGCCCTCGCaggggctgctgcggcggccgctgcggcagcgacggctgCCGAAGAGGAGTTGAACCGCAGCAGCAGTGGAACTGacggggaggaggagcgcgcaGCTGACCGCCCGGgccacgcaggcggagagggcggcgctcgccttgAGGGCTGGGGCGACTcagaggcgcctgctgcccagggggagggcggagcTGGCGGTGCCTCGTCCGGCGGACTGCAGGGAGGCGGAGCTGCCGAGAGCGCGGCAAAGCAGCCCTCGCAGGCTGGAAGGCTGGGACCAGAACGGGCACCGAAGGAGATGATGAGTACAGAAACGAGGAGGGATGAAAAGACGGGGAGCGCACGCTTCCCCGAGAAGCGCCGAAGGCACTCGGTCTTcgctcctgcagcggcggccgctgccgccgcagagcggaaGTGGAGGCGTTCGATCGTTGCAGAAGTTAATGAATTCGAGGAACGCAGTGGAGAGAATGCCGTTGAGATAGTTAGGAGAACGTCACGGGACGGCGCACATCGCCAAAGGAGGCTCTCAGGAGGTCGCGCAACCAGTATGTCGCTCCTGGAGAAGGGCGATTTTATGCgcaggggagggggagaaCAAGACGGAGGCCGCTACGTGACCGCGTGGACGGGGTTTCGAAGGGCGAGTCAGTGCACGCCTGAGGAGTTCGCtgggctcgccgctgctgcaatGAGAAGTCTacagaagaaggaggaagaaaccCAGATTCAAAACCGAATTCTCGAGGGGCAGCTATACTacgtctcgtcttcgtcttctgcacGGCATCCCGTTCCAGCATGCAAAGAAAAGGATGAGCACGCAGTTCGATTGCCTCAGGCTCCCGCGCTGGCGCGTCCAGTCTCCGCTGCATCCTCTGTCGCGCCTCAGCACGCGCCGCGTTTTGCAGGGAAAGAAGCTGAGGAGCCGCGGAACAGTCGGAACTCCTCAGATTCCAGCCTTGGGGATTTTCCTGAGTTCAGCGTGGAACcgtccgcgcaggcgtcAGACGACGAGAGCGGTGAGAGAAGGACGCCAACCCCTAAAACTCAGAGGGCAGACGcggagcaggcgcagccgagTTCGCGTGGCCCAGTCAtcccagcagccgccgcgaatCGCATCGATGTGAGCTCCTTTGCCTCGTCCCCGACTTCGACCCCTCCGCTGTCTTCGTCCGGAGACTGCCATCCCCCTCCAtcgcctccgtcggcgcctcgttcttcttccccgccttcgccgtaCGTGACGTCTGGTTCTTTCGTGCCTCCAGCTCGTTCGGGGAGCACCTCTCTGCCTTGGTGGACGGTGAAGGAAGTCGAGGTCCCAATTCTGGTCTACATGAATGCAGCGTTTGTGCTGATTGACTATCCTGGCTACGGAGGCAGCACGGGGTCGCCAACGCCAGCAGggtgcgtcgcggccgcgctgcggagTCTGAACGTCGCAATCCATCACCTCAAGAaacagagaggcgaagacgttCGGATCCAGATCTCGGTGCTCGGATACTCTCTCGGCTGCGCTGTGGCGCTCCGCGCTGCCCAGGTTGTGTGtcgccagctgctgcagagaaaggaGGCCCAGTcgaagaagcagcgcagGGAAAAGAGAgtcgagagacgccgcagcaagCGCGACTCTGACACGAAACCCACTGGGGACCCGACGCACGAAGGAAGGGGAGACGAGgtgccgcgggcgggcgcggaacGAGGCGGTGCAGCTGCCCAGCCCCAGGGCAACCAGGCTGAGCACACGGGCGAGACAAGAAAAGAAAATGCAGATCGGAGGAAGCGACTCGATGGggtggcggaggagggggcgAATCAGGTTCTGATTTGTTCGCCGTTCTTCGCCCCTCACAGaagcgcggagagggagcgTGCGGGGTACTGCATCACGCAGCAGCGGGCACCGGTAGATGTCGAGGTATCGGAAGGCGAATACGCTTCGCAACAGACTGCCGACCGCACTTCGagctcctctcgcgtctgccCGCGAACGCAGGATCCCGCTCAGGAATCGGTGCCGCGCGTTCCTTCTTTCGCCTCGGAacctgcgtcgtctccagCCTCATGTCGACTCTCCAGCTCGacgtcttctgcctctcccgtGCCCACTTGTCTTTCTGACGCATCTgctgaggaggcagcaggcagCGTGGGGAAGAGTCCGCCCGGGTGGGACCAGTCTTCGAAGAGCTATGTGGAGAATGCAGAGTGCGGAACTACCAAAGAGAATTCacagccgcgaccgcccgtgccgccgtcgtctgcgctttttgcagcttcttcctctcgcgggCTACGGAACGCGCTCAACCTTCACAGGAGTCGCGCGACGTCAacagaggagaagggagaTGCAGCGGACAGGAGCGCTGGCGAGGCGACAGATAAGCGGAGGGAAACGGGAAAGACCAGAGGTTCGTTTTCgcacctgcagcagcttcttctccggCGCCGGTCAAGGAAAGAGAAGGGAAACGACACTGAGAAAAGAAGGGACACACGTGCGGAGGAAAAAGATGAAGGAGAGCTCGCAGAGAGCAGCCACCGGGAGGAAGCGATGGTgtgccgaggaggaggactaGACGGTAGTCTGCCGTCATCTGTGCCGTCGGTTCCCCCAgactcgccttcttccgtgGCCTCTCccctgtcgccgtcgccttcttcccctcGTTCCTTCCGTGTCGTCTGCTCAGAGCAAGCCGTTGGAGGCCCGCGCACAGCCGCTGAAGATTTTGGGGGACCAGAAAAAGCAAGCGAGCGAGCTCTGAGACGAAATCTGCTTGATGTAGGGATGGAGGTGGGAGCACGAGGAGATTCGCACCGAGCGGAAGGCCTTCatctcgcctcgccctttTCGGACTCCGATCAGGACGGTACTCGCTCGCCCTCAGAAGGGCCGAGGCCTACTTCAGGCTTTCGCTCTGCTGCTAGCTCTGTTACTTCGCGAAGGCGATCCTTCGGAGGTGGATCAAGGGACGAGTCAGTGGGCGCCCCAGAGGGGCGGCAAGAAGCGGCAAAGGGTGAAGAGGCTCGACGTGAGACCGTGCAACGGAGGACTCAGCCCCACGACGACGCCGTAGGCTCGCAGGCGAGTCATGAACAGACATCCCCCGGGCATCAGGGCCTCTGTTCCACCGGACTGGATGAGGGAACCGCAGGCAAGTTGCAAACGAGGACCGCGGGACCAGAGGATTTGCCTCTTTGGGGTATCGAGGCAGCTCAGTCGCGCCGTGACGCTTGGGGAAGCGCGGCTGAACGATTTGGGTCTCCCCTCCAACAGAAACTGGGCTCTTTTCCGGCCTCACCTTTTTCAGAGACCATCACGCTGCACACCTTGTTTCCTTCGGcatcgtcgcctccgcctgggAGCTCCGGTCGGAGGCAACATTTGACTCGCACGCTGAGCATGCCGTCCGTCGCCGGTCATCTGAAGCCGATTGCATCATTTAAGGAGTTGCTGGGCCCTGCGAACGACTCTCGACGAGTCCGTCGGCAAGTGGTGACCGCATCTGCTCCTTCTGCCAGTGCGGAGTGCTCCCTCGCCCCCCTTTCATCCTCTCGTTCAATCTCTGTTGCCGTCTCTCCAGCGTGCGatccgttttcttcttcagttCGCTGtccagcgtctccgccgcatgTGGCTGCGTCCCCGAGCCCGTCGTCTGCCGCTCGGCCTGCTTCGGGTCACTCGCTGCCTTCTCAAGAAGCTCCGGAGCTGTTTCACGCAGTTCTTGAACACGCTGTTGAGTCGCACACACGAGCCGTTGACAGTGACTCAGAGTCCCCAAGCAGACGATATGGACACAGGCCAGGACCGCGCGAGGGACACGCCACAACAGCACTTAGGGGCGTGAGCGGGGTGCTCACGGAATCTCCGGctgagccgccgccggtgtCGTCTCGGATGCACGTAAAGGAAGCCGAAAGGGAAAGCGGCAAGCGGGAAGTGCGCGAGCAGATGCCGTTTGTGTCTGAGCCGAAGTCGTTTCTTTCGTCCCGTTCGCGTCTCGAAGCgtgcgcgtcttcggcgcgtAGCAGCGGCAAAACCGGCCCCTCCAGTCGCGGCAGCAGTCCCTGCAAATGGTCAGGCCTTTCgtcgtctctggcgtcggcgtcgtctccttTTGGCCAGGGTTCGCCGTtcccctcctcgtcctcgctgcagtacggcgacgacgaagacacTGCCCCGTCATCGACGAGCTGCTCGCTGGCGACATCTGCGTTTGACTCGTGTTCGAGCGCGTCgtcggaggaagaagacgaggcggacagcgacgacgacgaattTTCCTCCGAACTGGATGAAGCGTACTGTCTTCCTACGGAGTTTGCAGAGTTCCGCCGCTTGGTGCTTGTGGCGCCGTTCACGTCGACGGCCGACTGTGCGGCGCATTACCTGAACTTGCCGTGGGGGGTGCGCGGCATGGTTGAGGCGTTTATCTCGTACATTCAAGACGAGTGCACGCGCTGGGACAAtgtcgcctgcatgcgcagcttgTGCCGCGTCTTCGACGCGAATCCCAAGCTCTTTGCGGGTGTCGGTCTGTACATCTTCCACGGCCGAGAAGATCGAATCGTGCCCCTGGGTATgggtcgcgccctcgcggacACTGCTCTCAACTGCTCGTCGTGCGTTCACTCCCACACTGCGGTCAGGTTCGGATCAGGGAGCAGCGTAGGCGTGTTTCACGAGGCCGAGcgctgcgcggaggaagacgctgcGACAGTGAAACGCGCCACGAGAGGGGACAAGTCGAGACAGACcgtgcgaggaggcgcgcgcgtcgatgATTTCTCAGGGGGGCGGAGCGACGATACGGCGACTCGCTGCGGCAACAGAGCCAGATATCGGCGCGATTCGTCCTCCTCACACTGGTCGAGATCCAGCGCAGATGACGCGCACATGTCGGTGATTACACGTGGAcagcggtcgccgcgcatCTCTCTTGCGGCTTCCGAGATGTCGGGCGGCGACCCCGCGAATTCCCGACGAGGAGAGATAGGAGTGATCAGGAGCGAGAAAGACCTCCTCGAGATTCTATCCCTGAGCGAAAAGCAGAGGAGACTGAGAGCCGAACGCGATCGGTCGCAGCAGGGACAGGTGACAGGTGTGGCAGCGGGTGCGGCGGGCGAGACGGAGACTGCGAAGGAGCTCGCGAATGACGTGGCAGGACCCGGGGGGACGCCGCAGAGCAGAAGTGCCGGCTTTCTCTCCAATGTTGAGTCTCGTACCTTCGCTTCTCCCCGCCATTGCGACCAGGGCGAGGGTTTTGGCAGCAACGAGTCCGGGCGTGGACACCCGGAGGACCTCCACGCTGGGTatgaagaagagaagccAATCCCCATTCTTCGTCTGAGTTCCTTTTTGGCTTCCGATCAGATCTCTGCAGACGAAGCCTCGCAAAAAGCTGCTTTGCCTCTCGGTGGAGACGCAGAGTGGGAGGGCGAAGCACAGGAGCAAAGGGTTGACAATGACGCCcagtcgccggcgccacCGTCTCCCTGCCTGGTGTGCCCACCGCTCGTCTCCGACTCGTCGCCGTCAGGTGGGGCGAGGACGCGTGGCGgtgagggcgacggcggaggtgCGCAAGCcgcaggagaaggagaggcgaaTGGCCAggaagaagggcgcggaaaagaggacgaagcggaCGAACGTGTGCCTCAGGAGTTATCTCCTTCTCACAAGAAGCAGGAGCCACCGCCAGGAGTCGCGGGTCTCGCTCCGAGAATATGTGGGACGAGATGCAATAGGATGTATGACGGAGAACTCTCTTCGTCAAATGACCAGTATGCGCGTGAATCCAGTTTCCAAGCGTCtagcgccgcatgcaggcggcATCCGGAGGCGGCCCTCTCAGATATAGgtggcgagaagcgcgagatgACGGATgacagcgacgcagggagcgggagaagaaaaggcaagaaggcggaggaagtTTTTGAAGAAGGAAATCTCTCGCGAGAGAGAGTCTCGTCCCCGCGGTCTCGGTACCGTGAGACGCTTGggatgcgcagctgcgggggagggcggggtCAACGACACTCAGGCCAGAAGCTGTGTTCGTTTTGCGCCTTTGGACCGCACGCAGAG CTGATCGAGGTTGGCAACGCGGACCACCGGACGATctgctcttcgccggcgcaccAGAAGAAGATTTTTGCCGCTCTGTACGATGACGACGTCGTCCACGTGATTTGCTAG